A single Desulfovibrio piger DNA region contains:
- a CDS encoding sugar transferase, whose translation MISRYRMALMQVVDLCCILLALAVSGMVTIAPDLSVFDDYTGASLFTIFFYLLFFYILDAYSVGMEDFKDTLGRILVACVLGIISSATASFALENWRFDRVTVLLLFALSFVFCLGWRFLYYLNADKLTHPLRVLLVGVDRGGKVRKLLAEGLPKARILGYVGEKDQDPDAGECFGPPFMALEAARQHNATMIVLLPDAPIDDDIAHDLLEAKLHGAMVVDIRTFYEHVVQRLPLSQITEEWLLQTEGFSLNTRGSLRRLKRAFDLFLSLMLLIPAAPVMLITALLIRLESPGPVIYRQDRVGLYEKEFTVYKFRSMRTDAEKNGAVWAAANDARVTRVGKFIRKVRIDELPQIWNIIKGDMSFIGPRPERMTFVKQLKEHIPYYSLRHTVKPGLTGWAQVCYPYGANEEDARHKLEYDLFYVKNISILLDIHIIFKTVGVVLFPKGAR comes from the coding sequence ATGATCAGCCGTTACCGCATGGCATTGATGCAGGTGGTGGACCTGTGCTGCATCCTGCTGGCCCTGGCCGTTTCGGGCATGGTGACCATCGCGCCCGACCTGAGCGTCTTTGACGACTATACCGGCGCGTCCCTGTTCACCATCTTCTTCTACCTGCTGTTCTTCTACATCCTCGATGCCTACAGCGTGGGCATGGAGGACTTCAAGGACACCCTGGGCCGCATCCTGGTGGCCTGCGTGCTGGGCATCATCAGCTCGGCCACGGCCTCCTTCGCCCTGGAGAACTGGCGCTTCGACCGCGTGACCGTGCTCCTGCTCTTCGCGCTCTCCTTCGTGTTCTGCCTGGGCTGGCGCTTCCTCTACTACCTCAATGCCGACAAGCTGACCCATCCCCTGCGCGTCCTGCTGGTGGGCGTGGACCGCGGCGGCAAGGTGCGCAAGCTGCTGGCCGAAGGCCTGCCCAAGGCCCGCATCCTGGGCTATGTGGGCGAAAAGGACCAGGATCCCGACGCCGGTGAATGCTTCGGCCCGCCCTTCATGGCCCTGGAAGCCGCCAGGCAGCACAATGCGACCATGATCGTGCTGCTGCCCGACGCCCCCATCGACGACGACATCGCCCACGACCTGCTGGAAGCCAAGCTGCACGGCGCCATGGTGGTGGACATCCGCACCTTCTACGAGCATGTGGTGCAGCGCCTGCCCCTTTCCCAGATCACCGAGGAATGGCTGCTGCAGACCGAAGGTTTCTCGCTCAACACCCGCGGCAGCCTGCGCCGCCTGAAGCGCGCCTTCGACCTGTTCCTGTCCCTGATGCTGCTCATCCCGGCCGCGCCCGTCATGCTCATCACCGCCCTGCTCATCCGTCTGGAATCGCCGGGCCCGGTCATCTACCGCCAGGACCGCGTGGGCCTGTATGAAAAGGAATTCACGGTCTACAAGTTCCGCTCCATGCGCACCGATGCCGAAAAGAACGGCGCCGTCTGGGCCGCCGCCAACGATGCCCGCGTGACCCGCGTGGGCAAGTTCATCCGCAAGGTGCGCATCGACGAGCTGCCCCAGATCTGGAACATCATCAAGGGCGACATGAGCTTCATCGGCCCCCGCCCCGAACGCATGACCTTCGTGAAACAGCTCAAGGAACACATCCCCTATTACAGCCTGCGCCATACCGTGAAGCCCGGCCTCACCGGCTGGGCCCAGGTCTGCTACCCCTACGGCGCCAATGAGGAAGATGCCCGCCACAAGCTGGAATACGACCTGTTCTATGTGAAGAACATCTCCATCCTGCTGGACATCCACATCATCTTCAAGACCGTGGGCGTGGTGCTCTTCCCCAAGGGCGCGCGCTAG
- a CDS encoding glycosyltransferase family 4 protein has product MKIFVLGNQARSTSNFWTVLMRRMRAAGHEVLCAVPAGDDAADAAIRAIGEEDPSFQKGPAVRLCHYPLDRKGLNPLRDMATMHALYRLFRQEKPDLLFATTIKPVIYGCMAARLARVPHIYATITGLGYAFEADTFFKKCVNRLSIGLYHCALAGAEGVFFQNRDDAELFRTVGILRHGARVLMARGGTGVDIRRFAEAPLPPLPAGDCAPQAREIIFLLVGRLLEGKGLHEYAAAARELKTQYPAARFQLLGPPEQGLGSVDLAQVRRWQDEGSIEYLGETRDVRPYVAACHALVLPSWREGTPTSIMEGMSMGRAAVVTDVPGCREVMEDGVNGFLCAAHDPRSLAAAMRRFLDDPGLLASMGAAGRELACREFDAEVVAEKILVDMRVPRAAG; this is encoded by the coding sequence GTGAAAATATTCGTCCTGGGCAATCAGGCCCGCTCCACTTCCAATTTCTGGACCGTCCTCATGCGCCGGATGCGTGCCGCCGGGCATGAGGTGCTCTGCGCCGTGCCCGCGGGCGACGACGCCGCCGACGCCGCCATCCGCGCCATAGGGGAGGAGGATCCCTCCTTCCAGAAAGGTCCGGCCGTGCGCCTGTGCCATTATCCCCTGGACCGCAAGGGCCTCAACCCCCTGCGCGACATGGCCACCATGCACGCCCTGTACCGCCTGTTCAGGCAGGAAAAGCCGGACCTGCTCTTCGCCACCACCATCAAGCCCGTCATCTACGGCTGCATGGCGGCGCGTCTGGCGCGGGTGCCGCACATCTACGCCACCATCACCGGCCTGGGCTACGCCTTCGAGGCGGACACCTTTTTCAAGAAATGCGTCAACCGCCTGAGCATCGGCCTGTACCACTGCGCCCTTGCCGGGGCTGAAGGCGTGTTTTTCCAGAACCGCGACGACGCCGAGCTCTTCCGCACGGTCGGCATCCTGCGCCACGGCGCACGCGTGCTCATGGCGCGCGGCGGCACCGGTGTGGACATCCGCCGCTTTGCCGAAGCGCCCCTGCCGCCCCTGCCCGCCGGGGACTGCGCCCCCCAGGCGCGGGAGATCATCTTCCTGCTGGTGGGCCGCCTGCTGGAGGGCAAGGGCCTGCACGAATACGCCGCCGCGGCCAGGGAGCTGAAAACGCAGTACCCCGCCGCCCGCTTCCAGCTGCTGGGCCCGCCGGAACAGGGCCTGGGCAGTGTGGACCTGGCCCAGGTGCGCCGCTGGCAGGACGAAGGCAGCATCGAATATCTGGGCGAGACCCGCGACGTGCGCCCCTATGTGGCGGCCTGCCATGCGCTGGTGCTGCCCTCGTGGCGGGAAGGCACGCCCACGTCCATCATGGAGGGCATGAGCATGGGCCGTGCCGCCGTGGTCACGGACGTGCCCGGCTGCCGTGAAGTGATGGAAGACGGCGTGAACGGCTTCCTCTGCGCCGCCCACGATCCCCGTTCGCTGGCCGCCGCCATGCGCCGCTTTCTGGACGATCCCGGGCTGCTGGCCAGCATGGGGGCCGCCGGCCGGGAGCTGGCCTGCCGCGAATTCGACGCCGAGGTCGTGGCCGAAAAGATCCTGGTGGACATGCGCGTGCCCCGCGCAGCCGGATAA